GCTGGAATCCGACACTTTTACCCCTTTTTCATCATAGCGCGGAGCCTTGGTGACATCGATTTGGTACGTGACGCCGTCAATCACATCAAAATTATAGACGGCAAACTTTCCATTAAGCAGCTCCTGTTCCTCGGACTTGGCCGGATCGATTGTATTATATTTCCCTGCAGACATCTCAAGCCACTCTTTAACCACAGACCCTTTGATCTTGATTGCCTTCAATGTATTATCGTATAAATATAAATCACCGGCGCTGCGAATGGTCAGTCCGCCTTCCTTGATTTCGGTGAATTCCTCGACTCCATTGCGACCTGCTTTGAAAGGGGCCCCTACAGAGAGAATGGGCAGGTCCTTGTATTCTGGGCGGTTGCTTTGGATGTATTTCTCTACATACCATTTCTGTGCGCTTGTCACGACCTGTACGGAAGGATCGTCTTGCACAAGGGCGAAATAACTATGAATTGGAGCTGTAGTCGTTCCAATTGGCGTGTTAACATACTTGATCGTTCCTTCGTGATCCTTCTTCACGGCTTTGACGACAGACGCATCTTCAGCAGCTTTTTTTCCTGTTATTTTGTCGTTGATTGCCCGTGTTGATGAATCGGAATTGACGATTTTCCATTTCCCCTTAATATTTTGGATATCAAGATCGATGATCCCGAGATTACTGCCGCCATATCCTGCCTGAACGGCTGGTACACCATTGATGGTACCCTTTTTATTATCCACGCCTTTAAGGATTTTTCCTTGGCCATCTTTGAATAGGCTGTCTAAAGAAGCCTCATCTTGTGCCGGAAAGACCTTATGCGTATGGGAGAACGTGATGGCATCGATGCCGGATACCTTGCTTAATGAGTAGATGACATCCTCGGTATTCTTGGTGTCGCCATTAAACCCGGAATGTGTGAGCGCCACGATGACATCCGCGCCCTTTTTCTTCATTTCAGGTACATATTTATTCGCTGTCGTGACGATTTCCTTTGTAATGACCTTACCGTCAAGATTCGCTTTATCCCAATCCATGATTTGCGGAGGGGCAAATCCAATGTAGCCTATTTTCACTGATTTTTCTTTTCCATTGATGTCCTTCACTTTCTTCGTGACGATTTTATATGGAGTATATTTATTTTTATCATTCTTTGGATTATTGTCTTTATCTTTTTTATAAACATTGGCATTGACGTATGGGAAGTTCGCATCGTTGATGGCCTCGTCCAAATAAGATAAACCATAATTGAATTCATGATTGCCGAACGTGGCCACATCGTAGTCAAGCAAGTTCATCGCTTTATAGACGGGATGGACTTCACCTTTTTTCAGTGGCGCTATTTTCGCTTTGTACGTACCTAGCGGGGTCCCTTGAATAAGGTCGCCGTTATCCACTAAAACGCTATTTTTCACTTCTTTTCGTGCCTGTTTGATTAAAGAAGCCGTGCGCGAAAAGCCGACCGAGTCCGATACGGCATCCTTATAATAATCATAGCTCACCAGATTAGTGTGTATATCAGTCGTTTCCATGATCCTTAGTTCAAATGGTGCATCCGAAACGGAGGCTGCCAGGCTGTTGCCGAAGTTACTAGTATTGCCGTTATACTTGGAGACAACCGATACTTTGACCCAATAACCCGATTTGTACGAATTGAAGTACGCGGAGAACTTTTGGGCCGATTTAATATCCGCCTCAATGGCTGACTGTGAAATGACCTTCTTCCCATTCATCAATTGGAAGACAACGGTTTCATTTCCTTTGTTCCCTTTTTTCGGTGTGACCGTTACAGTCGCTTTTGTGCCTTTTGTGTAATTAACAGTAGGAGCTGTAATGATAAATGGTTCAGTCGTGACAGGTTTCTTATTAGACTCTTTGGCAGATGTCTCCCCCGGTACGGTAAATGGGGCTGCAACCAAACTCACAGCAAGAATCGGGGCGAGCATCTTATTAACATGCATCTTGAACGACATACTTCACAACCCTTCTATTTTTTGTAAAATGCTAGAATAATATATCATGATTTTGTCGAATAAGCGCCAAAATTTACCGTAATATTACGAATTTTGAATAAATGGTACTATTTACTCATTTCCATTCAGAGTCCATAGCTCGTTATACCTTCAATCATGTATATAATCATCATTGAATCCTTAGGGAGAAAGTTCCCTATTAATAAAAATCTAGCTTAGATAGATATCAAAGATAAGTTTCTTAGACTCTATACTTCAATGAAACATTTTTAAAAAACCTCGGAATTCCTTTCAATATAAAAAACTGGTAATGCAAGTTGCATTACCAGTTTTAAAGTATAAAGCCTATAAAGCCCGATCTATTAAACTGGCGGATACCGGTTCGATGCCCATTTCCCTCGACCAGATGGACAGCTGGCCTATATGGTGAATTTCGTGTGCTATCAGATGGCGCAGTATCCTGCCTTTTTCGTATGTCCCCTCCATCCATGATGGCTGAATCATTCCATTCTCATCATCAATTGAATGCGAGAATAAATAGTCCATGACCTCAGAATGATAACGGATAGATAGATCTTCCACTTTTTCGATCGTATCATAAGCGTCCAAATCGATCGCGACATCAGGCTTCCCTTGTATGGCCTTGATCCAGCTGCATTCGACATCGATAATATGGGCAAGAGTCTTCAGTATATTGCCCATCCCTCCTGTGCGCTGCCGTTTCAGTTCCTCACTCGGTATGGCCCTGCACCATTTGAACCACTCACTTCGCACCTGCCAGTTATAAATGAATAATGTCAACATCATCCCAGCCCCTAACTCTTTGTCGTCCCTTTGTATTGATAATAATCCTGTCTTTGGATGGTTTTGAATCCACAAGATTCATAGAGTCTTAAAGCATGCTCATTAGTCGCCTCGACCTCGAGAAAAATATCATATCCCAGCTGGCATTGTTCGGCTACTACCTTTTTCAATGCCTTTCTGCCAAGTCCTTTTCCCTGGTATTTTGGCAAAATGGAAAATCCGTAAATCCATGCTTCCCGGTCTGAGTGATCAACACGGATCTTACCGACCGCGCGGCCATCCTTTTCAATCATCATAGTTTTCAGAGTATCCTCATATAGGATGCGCTGATAATAATCCTTCGCCTCTTGTTTCGTAAATTGAAAACATTGAATATCCAGCTGAATTTCCGTTTTCTCATCATCTCTCCTTGAAGGGCGAACGACTGCATCGCCATAATCGTCAAGCTCCGTTTCGGACCACTTCATTTGAAACTCAGAAAAAGCAAACTCACATGGGAGCTGTTTCAAAAATCCTGTCCCTGAATCGGATTGGGCAGGTGAGTTCAAGAGAATCAACTTATAGTTGCGCTCCACGGCACTCCTTATAGCCTCTTCCAGCAGCTTTGTAAAAATGCCTTGCCTCCGGTAATCAGGATGCACCATCCCGCATATCTCCACTTTGTTTCCGAAATCGTAAAGACCAATAAAACCAACAAGCTTCAATCCATCATAGTGAAAAAAGTCATTCTTATGCACACCATTTCGACTGCGAAGCGTTTCCCAGTTCAGCTTTAAAGTAAAACCTTCACGTTCACATTCTTGCTGTAGGATTCGAATATCTTCTAGCTGTTTATCCTTCAAATTATCCACCCCTTTTCCATATTATCAGTTTATTACCAAAAAATAAGAAAAGCAGCACCCTTTTACTTGGATGCCGCATACTATTCATAAGTTTATTGATGAATGTTGTTTTTTTAAAAGTATTTTCACTTTAATCCATAAAACTAAAATCGTACGAGGGGAGGATTTCCTATCTAATTCCATTGTCGGATGAATTATAGTAGTAAAATGATTCCAAATGACGATTATTTTTTACCTATTTTGTGCTATATTCCAAATAATGGTTTACCATTATTTTACTTGAGTTTAAAGGAGGGATTTAACTAAGTCATGATTTTCAGAGTACCCATTTCTTTATACCCGAATTCCGGACCCTTTTTAGAATAGAATCCGAAATTCGGTGTTTATCACCTGGCACATTACGTCCTGAGGTTATCGTTTTTTCGTTTTATGAGCGGACTTTTTTAAGTTCTCTACGTCCGTTGTCAGTTCTTTTAATTGTTTACCGAAGCGGAAGAGCAAAAACATAGAAACGACGAATGGATAGCCAAATTCGCTAACTAATGAAACCCACATACTAGCATCCTCAATCATCATCCTCTTCACCCCTTTTCTTGTATCTGATATCTAAAGTGAAACTTGTTTAAAAAAATCAATCTAGCACTATTGATTTATGGAAAAAAGAACGAATGTTCCTATATAATTGATTTATTCCCCTTGTCTTTCACTTTATTAATTAAAGGAGGGATAACAATGAACCAATTAACTTCTCATTTTTTTTCTCATTCATTGGAGTTTCTGCAGCAACAGTACTCATCTTTCTTTGAACAACCGATCATTCAAGTATTTTTACAGAACCCAGAGCATTTAAAGATTTTCACTGAAACTCTTGATTCCCCTTCAACCTACAACATTGGTCATCTGAACGAGACTTTCAAAATTTTCTATTACCGGGCTAAAGTATACAAATACATGTGCTCCTTAATTTACTTTTTCTCTGTTGATTTTGATAAAAGGGCACGGAAGCAGCGGGAACGCTATCGAATGGTACTTGATGCGACACCAAGGGATACTGGCGGATTGATCGATCTAATCGGCACCTTGGACGGTCAACTTGAAAAGATGGGGGAAACGAATGAACTCGCTTCACACATAAGTGATGAAGAGATGATAAAAGCCTTGAAGAAGTTAACAGCCAAACAAAGCCTGGTATTGACCATGATCTTTTCCTACGGCCTATCCAACAAGGAAATTGCTGCCTATTTCCATGAGTCGCCACAGAATATCTCAAGCATCCGTAAACAAGCTTTAAAAAAACTTCGAAAGCACTATATGGATGAGGTATATGTTAGAAAGGAGAAAAGCCATTGTGGATAAAAAACTGTCAAAAGAAGAATTGTTGGATCTCATAGACTCTTTGAATCCTAAAATAAAAAAATCGTTAAAAAACACGAACTATCAAGACCGAAATGATCTGGAGCAAGAAATTAAACTCAAGATCATTGAATCATATGAAAAAATCGCAGCAATCGAGGCCCCTAATTTTGAGGAGTTCCTTGCAGAATTCTTTACTAAGCAAAAACAATGAAAAAATACCAAGTCCAGAGCAAGGATGCTGGACTTGGTATTTTTTCTCTGAATATCAGTATGATGGTTTCAATGTCAGCTTATCCCCTTTTGGATCATCCATTGTGGTCTTGTGATAAGTACCTTCTGCCCAATCATCAAGCTGATCATGGTACCACTTACTTTTAACGTTACCTGATTGACCCGGGCCAACGAGGTGATATCCTTGATTCATGTCGGCTAGGTCGATGACGAATCTCCAGGAGCCACCGTGATTAACGGTTCCATCATCTAAAAATGCCGCCGCCTGTACGGTGACACTGCTACCGCCTACCGGTATTCCGCCGCCGCTGTTAAATAAATAATTTAACGGGACTACACTCGATAGCGGGTGGTTAAACCTGACCTGATGATAGTCTCCCCATTCCCAATCAGTTATATCGTCACCTTGTGATTCTTCAAGATCCGTTAACGTCATCTGTAACGACTTGGCAAGCACCTGCTCAAGTCCGCCTGCCTCTTCAATCCAAGGGCCCGGTTTACCGTCCAGCGCCCGCCTTAGTAGTTCATCAACGGCCGAACGCCTTCCATTAAAGAGGTTGAGGGTTTCTTCCGGTATTTCTTCCGTAAGCAGAACATCCCCTATTTTTTTCATCCAGACATTGAAAATCATCGGTGCCGCTTCATCAACGGAATCAATATGATTCCATTTCTTCAGAATCGTTAGTGCCTGGTCTTCCTGTTTCCCCGATGGACCTTTCAATACATCCACGAATTGAGGAACAAACTCCTTGGCTTGCAAATTCACCTTATCCATCTGCAGGCTTTGCATATCCTCTGCCGTAAGCCTTTTATTGGCTTTTAAAAACTCCTGTATCCTCATCTGACGGTACGGCTGTGCCCAGTTATTGCTGATGTGGTAAGGGTAATCATCCGAGATGACTTTATTATTCGCTGTCGAAATGAATCCCTCTTCCGGATTCACCGTTTTTGGAAGTTCATCAAAGGGAATAAAGCCTTTCCACTCAAATTCATCCGTCCAGCCAGGTACAGGCAGCATACTATCGCCTTTTTTCCGGATTGGGATTTTCCCATTCGCCTTATAGGCAATGGTCCCATCGGTTGAGGCAAAGACGAAATTCTGTGCCGGCGTTTCGAATTTCAAGAGGGCCTTTTCGAATTCTTTCCAGCTCCCCGCTTTATTCATATTCAGTACCGCTTCAAGCTCGGCGGATGGATCAAGTGCCGTCCACCTTAATGCAAGCACGGTATCTTTTCCGCTTTTCCCGGCAAACTCGGAGACCACAGGTCCATGGCGGGTAACCGTCACTTGATAGTCAAGTGTTTTACCATCCTTCACCTTGATGGGTTCGTCCAAGATATCGGCTTTTTCCCATTTACCTTTGTAGGAGAATTCTTTCTCGTTTTCCGGGTTCCTCCTCTCGATATACAGATCCTGAACATCAGGACCGGTATTGGTCACACCCCAAGCGACCTTTTCGTTATGACCTAGTATGATTCCCGGAATCCCCGCAAAAATAACACCGCTCACATTGACTGACGGGGCCTCCAAATGCATTTGATACCAAACGGATGGTGTAGCTAATCCCAGATGGGGATCATCCGCCAATAACGGCTGACCGGAATCCGTTTTCTTGCCTGAAACGACCCAATTATTGCTGCCATTGAATTCATAAGGAATAACGGCCCCGGCAAAACTTTTTTCAATATCCAGTTCTTCCTTGCTGATGATATATGGAGCGTTCTTTGGATAATCAGGAAATAAATCATATGCTTTTTCCTTTGGGAACGTTTGCAGCAAATACTGCCTAAACGCCTGATCCTCCCAGTTCCCGCCTAAATCAAAGGCCATATATTTACCGATGGTCAGCGAGTCGACGGGTGTCCAAGGCTCTGGTTCGTATCCAAGCAGAGTGAACTCCGCCGGCCATTTCCCATTCTCCTTCAATTCATCGATATAAAGATTTACCCCCTCGGCAAACACATCCAAGGCTTCTTTCCCATCACTTGAATATGCTGCATAAGAGGCTTCAGCCGCCCGCCTCAAGCCAAGTGTGCGGAAATACTTATCATTTTTGACGGTTTTCTCACCAATCACTTCACTCAATCTTCCTGACGCCTGACGCCTGCTTAAATCCATTTGAAATAAGCGGTCCTGTGCTTGGATATACCCTTGGGCTAAATACAAATCATGTTCATTCGCTGCGTTGATATGCGGGACCCCACTTGAATCCCTCACCACCGTAACCGGTTCCAAAAGACCTGGAAGCGATATATCCCCCTTTGTTTCCGGCAAGGATCTTGAAAGAAATACATTTGCAGCTATCAAAACGGACAGCAAAAGAATAATCAGGATACCAAAACTCCATAGCGCACGCTTTCTCCACTTCCGTTTTGGCTTTTGCTGAGGTATGGCAACTTCCATCGCTTCATCTTCCTCTCCCCTTAAAACTCTCTTTCTTTCTATTTTAGATATTCCGCGTTTATCCCCATCTTTCCTACCAACTTCCTTACATTCTCTCTTTTTATTTCCAAAAGGTTGGAAAGGCGCAAGGTCGGACTTTACTCGCACAAGGACGGATTATTCCGAGCAAGGTCGAATTAGTGCCGTAAAGTCGAATCATCCCACTTATAGTTGAATTACTACCGCGAAATTGTACCGATAAACTTTGAATCAAATGCAAAAACACCGATACAATGTATCGATGTGGCAGGGGATGCTAGCTATTTGCAAGAATGTATTCAATCACTTTATCTGCATCGTCTGTATAAAAGAGAGCCTTATCAAAGTCATGGGCCGCCTTCGTCTCGGCTTCCATGTATTCAATCGGGGAAAGGAGTCCAAAGAGTCTCTTCCATTTGTTGGTTTTCTCCAGAAGTTTTCTTTCCCTTTTTATATCCTCTGGTATGAATTCATTAATGATAAAACACGGGTCGGAAAATGAAGGGTCCTGAAAACGTTCGTTCAAGGCTCGCAATTTATCCCGATCCCATTCCACCCTTACCAAGTCCGATATGACCGAGACATTTTGGACTGAGTCGAGGATGCGTTTGGACAAAACATCATATTCTTCATCCTCCAGCCCTTTATCCGTCATGATTCCTACACAATACCATTTTTCGTTATGATCAGGTTCTTCACTTTTCTTGAAAAACACTCTTCATCCACCTTCCTTACACGCTTTACATGTCCTATTTAATACAAATGAAGATCAACATGTCCGCCGACGTCATTTCACTATAACATGGAGAAATGGCGATGGGCGATAAAATATGAATGCTGCTGGAATGTTAGCCTGACATAGAAAAAAGATACCCTGAAAAAGGATACCTCCATCATACTGGCTGAACAGCCAGTCCCCTTTGTTTAAACAGATATTCCAGAGCCTTCCTGAACGATAGAAAGGCTTTTACCCGATTTGCAAAATCAAGTGTGACGATCTCTTTCACGACATCAGGAGTAAAGCCGACAAAAATCGTTTCCGTACCCATCAACGCCAGTGCCCCCACTAATTGATCCAGCAGGGAGAGCATATTGCTTTCCTTCGTAAAGGTAATTCCCGAGAAATCCATGATTATTACTTCCGCATGCAAATCTGCACATTTTTGCAGCACAGTCGATTGCATCGACTCCATTCTCCAATCGTCAATGCGTCCGATCAATGGCAAGAGCAGCACATCCTTTAATACGGTCTGAACGATCGGGGTGGACAGTTCTTCCATGACTTCTTGGTTTTCTTTTATCTTCCGCAAAGAATCGTTTGCCATTTTCGCCATTTCTTTATAATGATTCACGTAACTGATACTTACACAGTGTATGAATTGGTCCAGGATTGCATCTATTATCGAGCTTGCCTTTAGCAGAATTTCGATGGAGTAATAGCGATTGCTTACTTCTTCTTCAATGAAACTCCAGAAAAGATTGCGTATCAGCTGAGCTTCCTCAATATTCTTATCTAAAGGAATGCCCATATCCACGATGCGCTTACCTATTTCCATACCCGTTATTTTCATACTTTCCATCGCTTGTGCCTTTCCATGAATCAAGGCATCTGCATGTATTTGAATAAGCTTTGACCGTACCTCTTTACTCGTTTCAAAATCATAGAGCGGTTCCTCTTCTTCAAACAACTCGATATGCTCCACTAAGATATATTTAAATTTTTCAATTTTTTCACCGATCATTCTTAATTCTTCCATATGGACCTCCCATACAGGGCTTTTATACATTTTATCAAATAATGAATGGTTAAGGATATAAAATCATTCTATTACCAATATGATAGTAGACGTTTACCCTTTTCTACATAAGGGTATTATGATATATAACTTGGAGGGATTATCATGAAAAAAGATCAAAAAGACTTTGAATCTGAAAACATGAGCGATTTAGTCGAACTCATAAACAGTAAGAATAACAGCCGCAGAATCATGGATGTACTTCGGCGTAATAAAAAGGATAAAAGTAAAATCAAAGATAAAAAATGAAAAAGCCCAGTCCAAAACGGTCTGGGTTTTTGAGTGGATAAAAAAAAGAGCTGAGTTGCTTTATTATGCAAACCCAGCTCTTCCGTCATTAAATATTGATAGCCTCTACCTTTTTCTCCGGATTTCCTTCACATGGTTCCCTTCAGTAGTAATATAGACTGTTTCATCAATTTTGTAAGTTAAATAACGGTCACAATCAATTTCCAACGTTTTCCCATTGTTGAATTTCATTGCGCAATTGGATCCCTCTTCGGTTTCCGTCACATCAATGACTTCGTTCGTCTTAAAACCGACTGCCTTGCCATCGGAGAAATGAGGATAATATTTTTCAACAATCTCCACCTTTTCCAATCTGCCCGGACTTGTTAAGTATACAACGAATAATATAATTAAAACGGCTATTAACCCAATGAGAATTACTGCTTTTCGTTTCACTCTATCTATTACCCTCTTCTCTTATCAATCTATTATTCAATATCCATTTTCACTAGATT
The DNA window shown above is from Peribacillus sp. FSL P2-0133 and carries:
- a CDS encoding bifunctional 2',3'-cyclic-nucleotide 2'-phosphodiesterase/3'-nucleotidase produces the protein MSFKMHVNKMLAPILAVSLVAAPFTVPGETSAKESNKKPVTTEPFIITAPTVNYTKGTKATVTVTPKKGNKGNETVVFQLMNGKKVISQSAIEADIKSAQKFSAYFNSYKSGYWVKVSVVSKYNGNTSNFGNSLAASVSDAPFELRIMETTDIHTNLVSYDYYKDAVSDSVGFSRTASLIKQARKEVKNSVLVDNGDLIQGTPLGTYKAKIAPLKKGEVHPVYKAMNLLDYDVATFGNHEFNYGLSYLDEAINDANFPYVNANVYKKDKDNNPKNDKNKYTPYKIVTKKVKDINGKEKSVKIGYIGFAPPQIMDWDKANLDGKVITKEIVTTANKYVPEMKKKGADVIVALTHSGFNGDTKNTEDVIYSLSKVSGIDAITFSHTHKVFPAQDEASLDSLFKDGQGKILKGVDNKKGTINGVPAVQAGYGGSNLGIIDLDIQNIKGKWKIVNSDSSTRAINDKITGKKAAEDASVVKAVKKDHEGTIKYVNTPIGTTTAPIHSYFALVQDDPSVQVVTSAQKWYVEKYIQSNRPEYKDLPILSVGAPFKAGRNGVEEFTEIKEGGLTIRSAGDLYLYDNTLKAIKIKGSVVKEWLEMSAGKYNTIDPAKSEEQELLNGKFAVYNFDVIDGVTYQIDVTKAPRYDEKGVKVSDSSRIADLKYNGEPVDPNQDFIVVTNNYRASGGGNFPGVKGSEYVVDSADENRQILMDYITQEGEINPTADNNWSIAPISGKVNVTFTSSPKGAEYLNEDSAISYTGKKDDKGFGIYKFNLGKENVKVQLLGINDLHGQLDTTSDFGGIKQGRADYLAAHLKQRKAENPENTLLLSAGDAVGASAPVSSLIQDKPTLQFLNNMKFDVGTVGNHEFDKGVETLMAQINGGKSPTSDVVFDKLNFPYVVANVVYKDTKKPILDPYVIKEVGGVDIGFIGVVTNATPQKVSPDGIKNVEFIEQAPAVNKAVKELKEKGVKSIVIISHDPGTEKEGVITGEVADLANAVDDEVDVILAGDNHAKVNNYVDDKLIVQAYSYGTAFEDVDLEIDPNTKDIVKRSAEIVTVTQDGITPDAGTTKFINDYLDMFPELKAPLGTTDEKILRANAYTQETGLGNLIADSMKADLNSDFAFMNPGGIRADIPKGEVTFSDLAKIQPFGNVLVKLELTGAEVKTLLQQQWVVEGSPKTLQISGLSYTADFSKPVTERVTLLKEADGTPIKDTETYTVAVNDFMASGGDNYTVLKGKERVFGHADLEAFVNYVKETFKGGKITAEIEGRITNINN
- a CDS encoding penicillin acylase family protein, coding for MEVAIPQQKPKRKWRKRALWSFGILIILLLSVLIAANVFLSRSLPETKGDISLPGLLEPVTVVRDSSGVPHINAANEHDLYLAQGYIQAQDRLFQMDLSRRQASGRLSEVIGEKTVKNDKYFRTLGLRRAAEASYAAYSSDGKEALDVFAEGVNLYIDELKENGKWPAEFTLLGYEPEPWTPVDSLTIGKYMAFDLGGNWEDQAFRQYLLQTFPKEKAYDLFPDYPKNAPYIISKEELDIEKSFAGAVIPYEFNGSNNWVVSGKKTDSGQPLLADDPHLGLATPSVWYQMHLEAPSVNVSGVIFAGIPGIILGHNEKVAWGVTNTGPDVQDLYIERRNPENEKEFSYKGKWEKADILDEPIKVKDGKTLDYQVTVTRHGPVVSEFAGKSGKDTVLALRWTALDPSAELEAVLNMNKAGSWKEFEKALLKFETPAQNFVFASTDGTIAYKANGKIPIRKKGDSMLPVPGWTDEFEWKGFIPFDELPKTVNPEEGFISTANNKVISDDYPYHISNNWAQPYRQMRIQEFLKANKRLTAEDMQSLQMDKVNLQAKEFVPQFVDVLKGPSGKQEDQALTILKKWNHIDSVDEAAPMIFNVWMKKIGDVLLTEEIPEETLNLFNGRRSAVDELLRRALDGKPGPWIEEAGGLEQVLAKSLQMTLTDLEESQGDDITDWEWGDYHQVRFNHPLSSVVPLNYLFNSGGGIPVGGSSVTVQAAAFLDDGTVNHGGSWRFVIDLADMNQGYHLVGPGQSGNVKSKWYHDQLDDWAEGTYHKTTMDDPKGDKLTLKPSY
- a CDS encoding DinB family protein, which translates into the protein MLTLFIYNWQVRSEWFKWCRAIPSEELKRQRTGGMGNILKTLAHIIDVECSWIKAIQGKPDVAIDLDAYDTIEKVEDLSIRYHSEVMDYLFSHSIDDENGMIQPSWMEGTYEKGRILRHLIAHEIHHIGQLSIWSREMGIEPVSASLIDRAL
- a CDS encoding YvrJ family protein; translated protein: MMIEDASMWVSLVSEFGYPFVVSMFLLFRFGKQLKELTTDVENLKKSAHKTKKR
- a CDS encoding sigma-70 family RNA polymerase sigma factor, coding for MNQLTSHFFSHSLEFLQQQYSSFFEQPIIQVFLQNPEHLKIFTETLDSPSTYNIGHLNETFKIFYYRAKVYKYMCSLIYFFSVDFDKRARKQRERYRMVLDATPRDTGGLIDLIGTLDGQLEKMGETNELASHISDEEMIKALKKLTAKQSLVLTMIFSYGLSNKEIAAYFHESPQNISSIRKQALKKLRKHYMDEVYVRKEKSHCG
- a CDS encoding STAS domain-containing protein — translated: MEELRMIGEKIEKFKYILVEHIELFEEEEPLYDFETSKEVRSKLIQIHADALIHGKAQAMESMKITGMEIGKRIVDMGIPLDKNIEEAQLIRNLFWSFIEEEVSNRYYSIEILLKASSIIDAILDQFIHCVSISYVNHYKEMAKMANDSLRKIKENQEVMEELSTPIVQTVLKDVLLLPLIGRIDDWRMESMQSTVLQKCADLHAEVIIMDFSGITFTKESNMLSLLDQLVGALALMGTETIFVGFTPDVVKEIVTLDFANRVKAFLSFRKALEYLFKQRGLAVQPV
- a CDS encoding GNAT family N-acetyltransferase; this encodes MKDKQLEDIRILQQECEREGFTLKLNWETLRSRNGVHKNDFFHYDGLKLVGFIGLYDFGNKVEICGMVHPDYRRQGIFTKLLEEAIRSAVERNYKLILLNSPAQSDSGTGFLKQLPCEFAFSEFQMKWSETELDDYGDAVVRPSRRDDEKTEIQLDIQCFQFTKQEAKDYYQRILYEDTLKTMMIEKDGRAVGKIRVDHSDREAWIYGFSILPKYQGKGLGRKALKKVVAEQCQLGYDIFLEVEATNEHALRLYESCGFKTIQRQDYYQYKGTTKS